The window TATTTGttagctcttcatgctttgaatTTAATGCTCATGGCCTATGTCCCTACCATATTAAATTGATGTACTGTCAACATTAgtatattttgatataaaaatatataaaaaataaaaaatcagtttaGAACAATTGAAAATGAtttcatttcatatttttaattattattttattttatatttattaattattgttagaatattgaataatattaaatataataaatatatcacTATAAATGttgtataaataaaattatgaatattaaaattaaataaaatagttttatactATTATTTTACTAATATTAGAATTTGTGTTATTATTAAAtcagtttttttattattctctcattattaaatatataataaattcttttttgaatttcttcatgtttttaaaataaaattatatttaaattttttactttcttttgacAGAAATTTTTTTACTTAACCGTTATAAGTATgataaaagtttaaattaaaatttctatTCAGTACTCTTATTTTCGTATTTATTAAACTTCAACTTTATTCTCAATAAATCAATTGTAGCTCTTACTTAGTTTCTATCCATCTACTTTTTCTTCCTGTAAAttgaaagatgttttttttttttgtcgacCATTGAAAGAGTGTTTAAATAAATAGACACTGTTTTAAGGGCAAATCACGTAAAAAAAATGACATAAAACTTAAATTTACGTGAATCTcctaaataaaaatttgttacatgAGAAACCTATTTTTATGTATATTGAATTCAACGAAGTTGATTTATAGTTTTAGATGTAAATCGAATTGATTTCGTTCGATTTAGGGGGTTTCTTAGTAAATCGAATTAAGATCATTTGATTTATAGGCATTTTTAATAAATCGATCTTACTAGGTTCGATTTACATGAATAAATGGTGCAATAAGATAAATCGAATCATATGAATTCGATTTACCTAAAAACATGATTATAGGGTAAATCGTAACAAATAAATTTGATTTACGTATTAGTAACACCCTTGTTAGATcgaattaatataatttgttttATTGAACGTGCTCAACCTATATAAATGCCAACAATGTTGAATCCTCATTAGAGTGACACTCAATATGGCTACGGAGAATAGTTTTCTAGTTCTTGTGCACTATAAAGGCACGAATAAGAAGAAAACGCGATCGAGAATAAACTTTACTGATAATGATCCGTTGAGCGTCTTTATTAGACTTTAGCTTCTATGAGCCTTATTGATTTTCACAATACCGTATTGCAGAAATTGGGACTGCATGGAATGAAACGGATCGAAAAGTTATAttatcgaattccaatttctgttGTCTTTGGTGGGATAAAGTATGACTTGTTTGTGATAGTCAGTGATGAGGATTTACAAGTTTTATTTCACTATCATCGCCAGTTTCTGGAGAAACTTTGCTGGTCGCAATAGCTTGGGATGAAAATTCTAACATCGTTCCTATTGCTTTTGCCCTACTGGAGGGTGAAAATACAGAATCATGGTCTTTTTTCTTGTCTCACTTACGGCAGTACGTGACTTCTCAGTTGGACATCCTCATGATCTCCGATAGGCACAATGAGATCAAGGTCGCCTTGGAAGCACTTAATGGTGGATGGTGAGCTCCACCTGCTGCTTATCGTGCATTCTGTATTAGGCACGTTGCAGCGAATTTCGCGTTGGGTTTCAAAGGAAAGGATGCCAGGAGGCTCCTAGTCAACGCTGCTTATGCGAATATTGAGGTCGAGTTTGATTATTGGTCACCTAAAACCGCCACTTCTCATAAAAACATACTTTAATGtaatttaggtagcgtttgtttgcgagacagagactgagagacagtgACTGAGAGACAGGAAATTAAAAAAGTCTTAGTATTGTGTTTGGCGTAGTAGTGTACAAGACTGAATTTTGTCTCAGTATCCTGTTTGGTTTGAATTAAAACTAGATACTGAaattgttaaatttataattatacccTTAAATTTTGTATGGAACCCTAATCTCAAATCCAGATTTCAGTTTTTTAGAAATGTCGCCCTAACCCACTCTAGCTATAACCCACTCCAGACCTCTTCTTGTCTCCTCTCCCCAAATCTTTCGGTCTTCCCCGTCACCGGTAGAAATTCCGAATACTACCGAGCAACGACGGCGCGCCTGTCTCCAGCGGTTGACAATCGTGTCTTGGAGCCTCTGACGGTCCCCTCATTGCTACGGATTCCGTGCTTCCAGGTTTGCGCCGCCACCATCGCCACCGTCTCGAAGCTGTGTCTCTTGTATCTCAATGGACCCGGTAAGTTCGTGAAGTACAATATTGATATCTGGTTTGGCATCTGTTGACTTAATCTGATTTGGTATATTGAGTCTTGATTCTGAACATGCATTCTACAACACATTTTTCTTAAATTCAATTCCTGATAATGCCACCTAACCAAATGAAGAAGGTATAGAGATAGAGTTATGTTTGTAGTTAATGACTTATTAGAACCTGTTGTATTTACGTTTTTGAATCTCTTTTTGTTTTCCGAAGTTCAGAATTGCttataattttgaaattattttagaaaaatgaaaTGGTTATTTTCCTAATTTGCCTTTGTCTGCTAATTTGTTTGTATCTTCACATGAACCTGTGACCTTTTGTGGTccttaattcaataaaattgggGAATTGGGGTTGGTAGGAAACTGCTCAAGTTGATTTGGTTCaggtgttgtgtgaaaattaaatACTACTGCCTTTGCCCccattcccctttgaattctctttttcttttcttttcttttatggcATTCTATTATTATATCTCTAGTCGCAATGGTTGAAATAATTAAGCTGCCTCAGTTCTTGACTTTGAATTTTCTTTAGCCTGAGAAAATTATAACTGAATTACTTTCTTGCTTAAATTTTCACCAGTTACAACTTATGGTTACTTTATATTATTACCAATTGATAAGTTACCAATCAGTAGCTACCCGAAGGTTCATAAAACAAGTGACTAACTCACTTAATTGAATTGCTCCTAACTTAGTATTCAACATTTTATAGAATAACGAATCTGGTTAACTTTCCAAAACTTATTAAATCCAAAATTAGTTTATATGACATTCAATAATCAATATGATTTAGTGAGTTGAAATTATAATATATGACCTGGTGTGCTATATTGATTTGGGAATGTATTTTTACTACTGTCTAACATACTATGAGTGTGAAAATTTATTGGAAAAGCTAGAGGCACCAACATTTGATTTTAAATACGACAAAGAATCTCTTTCTTGGAGATATCTTGAATTGAAAAATTTGTTTTGATTAGattcattaaataattttatttcgaCTAGTTGATTCATTCTTGTGTTGTGTTACTATTTGTTGTTAACCTGGTAAATGATTTTTGCTTACTGTTAAATGTATAGCCTGGTTAACAATGGTTTCCACAAGTAGAAGATCTACAAGTGGTTCGTACGGCAGCGACAACGTAACGGGAGAACGTTTTTGTGAGTGTGGTTTAAGAGCATCATTACAAGTCTCGAATGTCATGGCCAACCCGGGTAGAAAGTATTACGCGTGTCCTGCAAGGCGATGTGGATGGTTTAGATGGGCAGGTCTAAGTATCCAACATTCTGACATTGGAGATGATCGCTCTTGTCAACTGAATATTAATTTGAATACGAGCGAACGAGTGGAAAATCTTCATACTGATGTTGTGTATCTGAAATTGTTAgcgttccttcaacttcttgtgtcTATAGTCTGTGTTGTCTTGGTCATTTTATTATTGTGTAAGTTGTAGTTTGACCTTTGAACTCAAATAGACAAATGAAAAATTGTAATAACTAGTTTGAGAAcatgttttagtattttttattgttaattataaAATGAGTACAGGTTCAACATCTCTTCTTCTCTTTGTCACTGTAGTCCCTTTTACTTTACTACTGCTCTCACTTATATTCTTTtcatataacaaataaaaaaatgtggTGGTACTATGAAAATTCTCTTCCAAAAAGGTTGCTAGCTTTCAATGAGTCTACTCGTTCGTGTTTTCAACCACATCAATCATTTCATCTTGTTCTTCGTCTCCATCAAGCATAAATTCATCCAATATGCTACCTTCCTCCTCCGAATCCATATCCATACTCTTTCGAATGAAATTTTGCAGCAAACAACAGGCAATAATTATCTGAGATTGTGTCTTTAGAGGGTAAAAGCTAGGGCTTCTTAAGATGGACTACCTCTTCTTCAGCAAACCAAAGCATCATTCAATGATATTCCTTGCGGAAGAATGAACCCTATTAAAATATTCTTGGTAATTGTGCGGTGCACGTGCTCCCTGAGCCCACTCTCTTACATGATATCGAGTGCCTCTATACGGTGCGAGAAACCCCAGACCATTTGTGTAACCAGCATCAACTAAATAGTAATTACCTATAGATAAGTAATGCAAACAAGGTAAGACGTTGGCTATCATGAACTCAAGCTAATTGTATAGGCTTAACTCCAAAGATGACATCATTACTGTGGGGTATCTTAAGACTATTACGACGAGTTATTGCATCTCGAAGTACCCGTGGATTAGATGCCGATCCCTTCCATCCACTGAGTACATAGACAAAACCCATTTCCCGGTTACACACTCCTAAGACATTGGTGCAGATTTTACACTTTCTTGTTCGGTATCTTGCTTTCTCAGACTTTGGGACTGTCACCTCTATATAAGTGCCATCTAATGCTCCCAAGCAACCATATCATCCATAGAAAGTTATGATACTCAGATATAGAATCCTTTAGAAAAATATGAATCATACACAACATCGAATAAGCTCTACCTTAAACCTTCTCCATGTGGGGTTAAGACAATCCTCTTCAACTGGTGTAGCCTTGGCAAACAAAATACTTTGAATCTGTATTACAGCCTTCAAAACTTTATTAAAATACTTACTAACTGTCTCGCCGGACCTACAAAATCTAACCTGCAGACTACGATTTTTTTTGTGATGCGCTAAGATAATTAAGAAAGTCGCAACCTGCTCCGGTAGGCTTACATGACCATCCTCTGTAATTCCTCCTTGAACTTGGAGCAACTCACACAAATTAGCAAAGGCATTTGTGTTCATTCTCAACTCCCAGATACAATTCTTATCACCCTCACCAACAGCACGCTCTAAAGCCTCACGTCTAATTCTACTATTCATTCTTCCGCCTAACGACAGTTGGCCACTAGTTCTATCCCTAAAGTAAACAAATAGCGTAAGTACAAAGAACAACATCAACTCTTCATGGTTGGATCTCATCTCTTCATAAAAAGACATGCATGGCTTAATAATTTTTAACCGCTCCATTTCTTCCTAGCAAAGTCATTACATCAAAAAATACATAAACATTCAAAGAAATCTAACACTACTTGATGCAAAATCTGCTATATCTTCTTAGAaccaaaaataagataaaaaaactgGAACCAAAAGACAGTTAACACTATCTAGGTCTAATCATATATATTAAAGTTTCTCAAACTTAAGAATTTGATGCTCTTCTTTGGAACCTTAATTAAGAAACCTAGTTGACTTAATTGGAAACttaaaatgaattaattaattaagcatcCACATTTATCATATCAGATGCGAGTTCCTGCTACAAGGTTGACTGATTATTAAAAGAGGCAAATTAAAGTAAGGGCACTactcatatataaatttttaagatTGGAGTGTCTAATAGAAGCATTATACATAAAGGGATTCAAATTTTTGTCACACGTAACCATAAATttatgtcatatatatatatatatatatatataaagagagtatgatataataattaataaatcgaATTGATCCTGTACTTAACAAAACTGCATATATGAAGTTTGGTAATATAGAAAaactttaaatttatatatataccaACCTTAAAAAAAATTCTCGTTACCTATTTCTACTGAAGTTTACTTCTCAATTTTAAATTAGTTTCAAGCAAATCAAAGTCTTCCAAAAGTTGGAGTGCCACTACTCTTTAAACTACAACTAAGCTAACAAATTCCTCATCAATACGATTTCAGAAATCAAAGTGAGTGCGCTGGTTATAGCCACAACAATCATacatttcacaaaataatttacACATTTTCACATCAAACGGATGTAAATTAGGCAAACAGAGCATCCCAGATTTCAGAATCAAAAGATGTATAAAAatgaaaaccaaaaaaaccaaGCATGACCAAAACCAATTCATAAAAAGCACATCACAAACGAAATTAAAGAAACAAGGCATGAAAACATATACGCATCTATACATCAGAACAAAGAAATAAATCGAATTAAAGAGAGAAAAACCCAGATTCTTTCTATGCATCTAGTTGAACAACGAACGAAATCCACAGAACATAACTCGCGACATAAAAAATCGACCCAAATCAGTAATGAAATTTGACCACAACTAACCTAGGTTACACAAACTATGACGACAACAACGAAGTCTGATGAACTCGACAGCAATAGGGGAGACTCTCTCAACTAGGTTCTTCGGATGTTATCCTGTGAAGGAGCAAATGAAGACATGAGAACTCGTGGCCTAGGAAGAGAAACTTCAACTGCGACTCACTTACCTTGTGGTGGTTACGACGGCGGCAACGACGGGGCTGTGGTGACACTGACGACGCAGAGGCTGGAACCCACACTTTGAAGCACGAATGAGAAGATGGAGTGAGGGGGCTGCTCACACTAAAGCCCTAATCTGATTTGAAGAAAGGGTAAAGTTGGCATTAGTTAATTATAATAGGGGTATTTTAggtacaaaaatattattaaagtttctgtCTCTGTCTTTAAAAATCTCAGTTTCCAGTGTCCTTACTTTTTtgaagtactgaaatactgaaatttttgagACAGAGATACAAATTTAAATACCAGTCTCTACctcaacaaacataatactgagttCTTGTCCTCCAGTCTCAGTTCCAGTCTCtgcaaacaaacgctaccttatatTACAGACCTGAACATAAATAATGTAATCTactcaatttaaattaaattaaattaaacctaattaaccttaattaacttaaattcTAATATAACATACTTAATCTAATATTTAATATTACAATTAAAAACTTAAACTATAACCTATCTCGTATTGTCTTGTGAATCTAAtatttacaaattaaattaaatttaaataaattaaatcaaattgattTCTTCATAACCTTCTAATGCCTAATTAATCTAACATTTGAAACTTAAACTAAATTAATCAAATATTTGAAACCTAAATCTAACACTTCAAATTCTAACCGATTTAATATCACTAATAATTCTTTATTTCCTAACGAAATAAATTTCATTCATTAACCTCTTCATTGACAATACCAACAATGTGGGCAACTCTATCCAACCAATAAATACGATTCAAGTCACCTTTGATTTCTACAATTGAAATGCTATAGtttttctcttaaattttttcTGGGACTAGCGTTTTGGAGGGTGAAGTTTGGTTAAATGTAATTCGAAATAAGTAAATTCGAATTCTTTATATAACCATATATATACTAAATTGAACCTATATGATTCGATTTATCACAAACTAATCTTCCTACTAAATCGAAGCCAATAAATTCGAATTACTAGGAACATAAACTATGGTTGTAATTCGAAGCATATTGTTTTGATTTATTatggataaaaaaaatacaaattacaacccatagtaaatcgaatctacTATAATCGATTTagataaaattttagtaattcgaatcttattaattcaatttactactatatgtaaattgaattgaatcaatttgattcatatataaatgtgattgaagacatgaacCTTACATATTTTGGTTTAGGAAATTCATATAAATTTGTTCTCCAATTGATTTTATTATGTGATTTGTCCTTATTTTAATGTAAGAATATTTTGTCACAATTCTTGATTCAAGAAAATTCCTTAAATGTAAAGAGTTATTAAAAGAATTTTCAACGTATACTAgtcaaattaattatataatatgtatattaaaaattaattattgtataagaatatatatttaatatttatgaaaAGTTTGCTAATATTAcagtaaaaataatttagttattctactaaaaaatttaattattttattatgtataaatatatactaatatataataACTTCATgaccattttatttaatttgtaaaacACAAACCATACATATTCATATCttatatttgttttgaaaatgaagattttttttaattgttttgttaagtgtaatattttattatttaatatatttttttgacgtattttttttagtttcattaaaaatatatatgataaaagatcatacttaataaaataattaataaaaaaaagagtttaattaaTATGTGTTCTTAGATCATGTTTATTTTTGAACACAAGATATAAAGACACATAGATATACATGTTCATTGTTTCGTTGTTAAGACACAAAATTAAGAAAGATTGTATACATAAGTACCCATAAAATATATGTAATTTGTGTCTCTTCAAAATAACAagacaaaaattttttaattgagacaaaataaaattata is drawn from Arachis hypogaea cultivar Tifrunner chromosome 12, arahy.Tifrunner.gnm2.J5K5, whole genome shotgun sequence and contains these coding sequences:
- the LOC140176785 gene encoding uncharacterized protein; translated protein: MASVAYCVVADESAGRDRTSGQLSLGGRMNSRIRREALERAVGEGDKNCIWELRMNTNAFANLCELLQVQGGITEDGHIQSILFAKATPVEEDCLNPTWRRFKVELIRSLDGTYIEVTVPKSEKARYRTRKCKICTNVLGVCNREMGFVYVLSGWKGSASNPRVLRDAITRRNSLKIPHSNYYLVDAGYTNGLGFLAPYRGTRYHSMDMDSEEEGSILDEFMLDGDEEQDEMIDVVENTNE